Proteins from one Aerosakkonema funiforme FACHB-1375 genomic window:
- a CDS encoding multicopper oxidase domain-containing protein has product MTSQALKDAYIIGSQNFQNWSPGYDTSGYLKVLPHPDQKVVYKDPFKDWQEGRAGNYYSSWGPQKELNITLRLEDLAQVKIDGFGTVKSGDGIIPWLNNEKTPYDRFRGYNGTIPGPMIITEPGDTINIRLENYLEDSALGKPVTTNLHTHGLHVSPVGYGDNVLIPVNPGESWPVSIKIPDNHFIGLDWYHPHLHGNTNEKVASGLGGNLLIAPPHDLPDLAKWDPTERPMYFMALQTYGIQQVDRVGSANDPLNQDPTKVVPAGTPLEVLGNENGENIYERSDASFMGYNAKPAEGNYDPKQPTGGAPPLFPYGGGPLGEPVENIIHTVNGQYNPSLDIQTGAWNLFTFANMDSNAFHVIQLVRDDGQNLIPQPMILVAIDGDSSGVVADNRRELTELPILSSGQRLSIQTWFEQPGKYYFLSNATKEIMGDNAPSLTKDKGFQDGHLIWGSQVLATVEVAGNPTPRGAFPEIYDTLEEQAQEIDERVAAARNGEFDRPRTFTWSANAGGALDYLISQGNIPPVLKDTEVETFEGTYGINGEFFATTFADSQVPLAMPMVDSTEVWTIENISGLSDSYLKEKGLDLPLREWHPFHIHQNDFTVLEINGIPVSEIKNAYLDGVLSDTVLIPPTYDPNSPPTPENPYGTPAFNGETSEVKILMKFEDFPGTYVNHCHILFHEDAGMMAPVRVVLNTKDTWLGLAADGNSTGQVKLHRANDPLQSIDLMPYGDTFKGGVELAIGDVHFKQETGNQNVTDNVTDVITVQSSLVGGETKFTVKVFDGKKLIEQQEKGIQKFNGDDSELLLGKLTPFQNGAIGANTKTSIATGDIDGDGHADIIVGAAGDGNPVIEIYSGLDYHLMNRINPFSSETKFGGTINLAVGDVDGNNFDDIIVSQGKGGRGLVEIYSGLAINKMGSLDGQQTAAATKLLTETFQPYGDYNGDIKVTSGYVLQRPDAPNGENVQTYHANITTMAVGGVPHGHEAIKIFTLVGGEGHGEESGGMQAAQGHQSAEGGETQAAEGEEMGVPAVLRMDTEFTPDGNIQEISGTFADIAGLSKGEPMIFALGASGQPELIRLQEKNIAQSLNSSSNFRLETTGDDVIYGDTGFNNLKGDRGNDSIYGLSSDDEINGNQGQDMLSGGRGKDTVRGGRDNDQVFGNQEDDVCYGDVGDDTVRGGKDNDLVFGNEGQDVLYGDQGDDTVRGGKGNDQVFGNEGQDVLYGDRGDDLVRGGKGNDWVYGNDGQDILYGDLGNDSVYGGKQNDTLIGGSGDDLLSGDIGNDLLIGEDGKDRFVLTYGIGTDTIQDFKKGEDLMVLSNGLTFQQLTITQSNGAALIQITSTKEVLASLTGIQASAIASTDFVLG; this is encoded by the coding sequence ATGACTTCACAAGCACTGAAGGACGCTTATATTATTGGCTCGCAGAACTTTCAAAATTGGAGTCCTGGGTACGATACATCAGGTTATTTAAAAGTTTTACCGCATCCAGATCAAAAAGTTGTCTATAAAGATCCTTTTAAAGATTGGCAGGAAGGTCGTGCGGGCAACTATTATTCCAGTTGGGGGCCACAAAAGGAATTGAATATCACCCTACGACTGGAAGATCTGGCCCAGGTTAAAATCGATGGATTTGGAACTGTTAAATCGGGAGATGGGATAATTCCCTGGCTGAACAACGAGAAAACGCCCTACGATCGTTTTAGAGGCTATAACGGGACAATACCCGGCCCGATGATCATTACGGAGCCAGGGGACACAATTAACATCAGACTGGAAAATTACTTAGAAGATTCAGCACTGGGAAAGCCGGTGACAACGAACTTACATACCCACGGACTGCACGTTTCGCCTGTTGGGTATGGAGATAACGTTCTGATACCAGTGAACCCAGGAGAAAGTTGGCCTGTCAGTATCAAGATTCCCGACAACCATTTTATCGGATTGGATTGGTATCACCCGCACCTGCACGGCAATACAAACGAAAAAGTTGCCTCCGGATTAGGCGGTAATTTGCTAATTGCACCTCCGCATGACCTGCCAGATCTAGCGAAATGGGACCCTACAGAGAGACCCATGTACTTTATGGCGCTTCAGACTTATGGAATCCAGCAAGTCGATCGCGTAGGTAGCGCCAACGATCCTTTAAACCAAGACCCTACAAAGGTAGTTCCTGCGGGTACGCCACTAGAAGTTTTAGGAAACGAAAACGGCGAAAATATTTACGAGCGATCGGATGCCTCTTTCATGGGTTACAATGCCAAACCTGCGGAAGGGAATTACGATCCCAAACAGCCGACAGGGGGAGCGCCTCCCTTATTTCCATATGGCGGCGGGCCGTTAGGAGAACCTGTCGAGAATATAATTCACACAGTTAACGGTCAATACAACCCCAGCCTGGATATTCAGACTGGTGCATGGAATCTGTTTACTTTTGCCAACATGGACAGCAATGCTTTCCACGTTATTCAATTAGTCAGAGATGACGGGCAAAATCTGATTCCTCAGCCAATGATATTGGTGGCTATTGATGGGGATTCTTCTGGAGTAGTAGCTGATAACAGAAGAGAATTAACAGAGCTGCCAATCTTAAGTTCTGGCCAAAGATTATCTATACAAACCTGGTTCGAGCAACCGGGAAAGTATTACTTCTTGTCAAATGCCACAAAAGAAATAATGGGGGATAATGCCCCATCACTTACTAAAGATAAGGGTTTCCAAGACGGTCACTTAATTTGGGGCTCGCAAGTTTTGGCAACCGTTGAAGTGGCCGGTAATCCCACGCCCAGGGGTGCTTTTCCGGAAATATATGACACTTTAGAAGAGCAAGCGCAGGAAATTGACGAACGGGTTGCAGCAGCGCGAAATGGTGAGTTCGATCGCCCCCGTACATTTACCTGGTCAGCTAACGCCGGTGGGGCGCTCGACTATTTAATCTCACAAGGTAATATACCACCTGTTCTCAAGGATACGGAAGTAGAGACATTCGAGGGAACTTATGGCATAAACGGGGAGTTTTTTGCCACCACATTTGCCGATAGCCAGGTTCCGCTCGCCATGCCAATGGTAGACTCAACGGAAGTATGGACGATCGAAAATATATCTGGCTTAAGCGATTCGTATCTTAAAGAGAAAGGTTTAGACCTTCCATTACGGGAATGGCATCCCTTCCACATTCACCAAAATGACTTTACAGTTCTCGAAATCAACGGTATCCCTGTCAGTGAAATCAAGAATGCTTACCTCGATGGCGTCTTGAGCGATACAGTTCTCATACCTCCCACCTACGATCCCAACAGTCCACCCACTCCAGAAAACCCCTACGGTACACCAGCATTTAATGGCGAGACATCCGAAGTCAAAATACTGATGAAGTTCGAGGACTTCCCCGGCACTTACGTAAATCACTGTCACATCCTCTTCCATGAAGATGCGGGGATGATGGCACCTGTGCGGGTAGTTCTGAATACCAAAGACACCTGGTTAGGTTTAGCAGCTGACGGTAACTCTACTGGACAAGTAAAGCTGCATCGGGCAAACGATCCGCTTCAAAGTATTGATTTGATGCCCTACGGGGACACTTTCAAAGGAGGAGTTGAACTCGCCATTGGCGATGTCCATTTCAAACAAGAAACTGGCAATCAAAACGTCACAGATAACGTCACAGATGTCATCACCGTACAGTCTAGTTTAGTTGGCGGTGAGACTAAGTTTACCGTGAAAGTATTTGATGGCAAAAAGCTGATCGAACAGCAAGAGAAAGGCATTCAGAAATTTAACGGTGATGATTCAGAACTACTTCTCGGTAAGTTAACTCCTTTCCAAAACGGGGCTATTGGGGCTAATACAAAGACATCCATCGCAACAGGCGATATCGATGGCGACGGTCACGCCGATATCATCGTGGGCGCTGCTGGGGATGGCAATCCGGTAATCGAAATTTACAGCGGTCTGGATTACCATCTGATGAATCGGATTAACCCATTTAGCTCCGAAACAAAGTTCGGTGGCACAATCAACCTAGCAGTTGGCGATGTCGATGGAAATAACTTTGACGACATTATTGTTAGCCAAGGTAAGGGCGGACGAGGGTTAGTAGAAATTTACAGCGGTCTGGCCATCAATAAAATGGGTAGCCTAGATGGCCAACAAACCGCAGCAGCAACAAAACTTCTCACCGAAACTTTCCAGCCTTACGGCGATTACAATGGTGATATTAAGGTGACATCCGGCTACGTACTCCAGCGACCAGATGCTCCGAATGGAGAGAACGTACAAACCTATCATGCCAATATCACCACAATGGCGGTGGGTGGCGTACCTCACGGTCACGAGGCAATCAAAATATTTACTCTGGTTGGAGGCGAAGGTCACGGCGAAGAGAGTGGCGGAATGCAAGCTGCACAAGGTCATCAGAGTGCCGAGGGAGGCGAAACTCAGGCCGCAGAAGGTGAGGAAATGGGTGTACCGGCAGTCCTGCGTATGGACACAGAGTTTACCCCTGATGGCAATATTCAAGAAATCTCTGGCACGTTTGCCGATATTGCTGGGTTATCTAAGGGCGAACCGATGATATTTGCTCTGGGCGCTTCCGGTCAGCCTGAATTAATTCGCCTCCAGGAAAAGAATATCGCTCAATCCCTGAATAGCTCATCCAATTTCCGTCTGGAAACTACTGGCGATGACGTAATTTATGGGGATACCGGTTTTAACAACCTAAAGGGCGATCGAGGTAACGACTCCATATACGGTCTCTCCTCTGATGATGAGATCAACGGCAACCAGGGTCAAGATATGCTCTCTGGTGGTAGGGGCAAAGATACGGTGCGCGGCGGTAGGGATAACGACCAAGTTTTTGGCAATCAAGAGGATGATGTATGTTACGGTGACGTAGGCGACGATACAGTGCGCGGCGGTAAGGATAACGACTTGGTTTTTGGCAATGAAGGCCAAGATGTTCTTTACGGCGATCAGGGCGACGATACCGTGCGCGGCGGTAAGGGTAATGACCAGGTTTTCGGTAATGAAGGCCAGGATGTCCTTTACGGCGATCGGGGCGACGATTTAGTGCGCGGCGGTAAGGGTAATGATTGGGTTTATGGGAATGACGGTCAGGACATTCTTTACGGGGATTTGGGCAACGATAGTGTCTATGGAGGCAAACAAAACGATACTCTGATTGGGGGGTCTGGGGATGACTTGCTCAGCGGCGATATCGGCAACGATCTTTTGATCGGTGAGGATGGGAAGGATCGTTTTGTTTTAACATATGGTATTGGTACTGACACCATCCAAGACTTCAAAAAAGGTGAAGATTTGATGGTTTTAAGCAACGGTCTGACTTTTCAGCAGCTTACCATTACCCAAAGCAACGGTGCGGCTTTGATTCAGATTACCAGTACCAAAGAAGTCTTGGCTTCTCTGACTGGTATTCAAGCTAGTGCGATCGCATCTACGGATTTCGTTTTAGGTTAG
- the hflX gene encoding GTPase HflX, producing METIYGNLQGLKSSELKQLQKLYHQRLPGDRITTPEFAERLGDISTDINQPVCAYLNRRGQVIRVGVGTPRQTQIPPLELPRYGAERLSGIRCIATQLKSEIPNEVALTAMAIQRLDALVILTVSGSGFERRGGGAFGYVKESYLAHLIPNTIPTDDDSGEVLHPQNAWTVSSPMSLEVLCKQDFLELVNSLEAEFEREFVAQQVELDRDRVLLVGVMTDRMTQEEFQNTLNELARLVDTAGGEVLQTVSQKRPRLHPQTVVGEGKVQEIALTAQTLGANLIVFDRDLSPAQIRNLETQIGIRVVDRTEVILDIFAQRAQSGAGKLQVELAQLEYMLPRLTGRGQAMSRLGGGIGTRGPGETKLETERRAIGRRIARLQQEVNQLQAHRSRLRQNRQHKEVPSIALVGYTNAGKSTLLNVLTNAEVYTADQLFATLDPTTRRLIVPSSSDEPLPIVVTDTVGFIHELPPALMDAFRATLEEVTEADALLHVVDLSHPAWQSQIRSVMAILSDMPVTPGPALIAFNKIDRVDSETLALAQEEYPQAVFISACDRLGLETLRQRMAQLVEYAISR from the coding sequence ATCGAAACGATTTACGGCAACCTTCAAGGTTTAAAATCCAGTGAGCTAAAACAGTTGCAAAAGCTGTACCATCAGCGCTTACCGGGCGATCGCATCACTACGCCCGAATTTGCCGAGCGCTTGGGTGACATCAGCACCGACATCAACCAACCGGTGTGCGCTTACCTCAATCGTCGGGGACAGGTGATTCGCGTAGGCGTGGGAACTCCCCGACAAACACAAATTCCACCCCTGGAACTACCCCGTTACGGTGCAGAACGATTGAGCGGTATTCGCTGCATCGCGACCCAACTCAAATCGGAAATCCCGAACGAAGTCGCTTTAACCGCAATGGCAATTCAGCGTTTAGACGCTCTCGTTATTTTAACAGTAAGCGGATCGGGATTTGAACGGCGCGGCGGGGGAGCTTTTGGCTACGTCAAAGAAAGCTATCTCGCACATCTTATCCCCAATACTATCCCGACAGACGACGACTCCGGTGAAGTTTTGCATCCCCAAAATGCTTGGACTGTATCGTCGCCGATGAGTTTGGAAGTGCTGTGCAAGCAAGATTTTCTGGAACTGGTGAACAGTCTGGAAGCTGAGTTCGAGCGGGAATTTGTCGCACAGCAAGTAGAATTGGATCGCGATCGCGTCTTGCTAGTAGGGGTAATGACCGATCGCATGACCCAGGAAGAATTCCAAAACACGCTCAACGAATTAGCGCGTTTGGTGGATACCGCCGGCGGAGAAGTATTGCAGACCGTATCCCAAAAACGTCCCCGCCTGCATCCTCAAACAGTTGTCGGTGAAGGAAAAGTGCAAGAAATCGCCCTCACCGCCCAAACATTGGGAGCAAATTTAATCGTATTCGATCGCGACCTTTCACCCGCACAAATTCGCAACCTGGAAACTCAAATCGGGATTCGGGTAGTCGATCGCACTGAAGTAATTCTAGACATCTTTGCCCAACGCGCTCAATCCGGTGCGGGGAAACTGCAAGTCGAACTAGCCCAGTTAGAATATATGCTACCGCGACTGACTGGGAGAGGTCAGGCAATGTCTCGGTTAGGCGGCGGTATCGGTACGAGGGGGCCGGGAGAAACTAAACTGGAAACAGAACGCCGTGCCATTGGGCGGCGTATCGCCAGATTGCAGCAAGAAGTCAACCAACTGCAAGCACATCGATCGCGACTCAGACAAAATCGCCAGCACAAAGAAGTACCATCGATCGCTTTAGTTGGATATACCAACGCCGGCAAATCTACATTATTAAATGTATTGACAAATGCCGAAGTTTATACAGCCGACCAACTATTCGCTACCCTCGACCCCACCACGCGACGCTTGATCGTTCCCAGCAGTAGCGACGAACCCCTACCAATAGTCGTCACCGACACAGTAGGATTCATCCACGAATTGCCTCCCGCATTGATGGATGCTTTCCGCGCCACCTTAGAAGAAGTCACGGAAGCTGACGCCTTGCTTCATGTGGTGGATCTTTCCCATCCCGCATGGCAAAGTCAAATTCGATCGGTTATGGCAATTTTATCGGATATGCCGGTAACTCCCGGCCCCGCTTTGATTGCATTTAATAAGATCGATCGAGTCGATAGCGAGACACTGGCGCTGGCGCAAGAAGAGTATCCCCAAGCGGTGTTTATTTCAGCGTGCGATCGTTTAGGTTTGGAAACGTTGCGACAAAGAATGGCTCAACTTGTTGAATACGCCATTTCCCGTTAA
- a CDS encoding tetratricopeptide repeat protein, which produces MTSLDRYEKANANSDKNQGNQSENHNLWYKQGETLADLGRYEEALASFDKAIEMQPDYRAAWVFRGVVLIHLKRYEEALCSCNKAIEILPEDKEAWTFRGAALSHLGRHDEAYRSYNRALGKEESQCRKILRQLVRPFRKKRSIPISPTE; this is translated from the coding sequence ATGACTAGCTTAGACCGCTATGAGAAGGCTAATGCTAATAGCGATAAAAACCAGGGTAATCAGTCCGAAAACCATAATCTTTGGTACAAACAAGGCGAAACACTGGCTGATTTAGGTCGCTATGAAGAAGCACTCGCCAGCTTCGATAAAGCCATAGAAATGCAACCCGATTACCGTGCGGCTTGGGTTTTCCGAGGCGTTGTGCTGATTCATCTAAAACGTTATGAAGAAGCTCTATGTAGCTGTAACAAAGCTATAGAAATTTTACCAGAAGACAAAGAAGCTTGGACTTTCCGAGGTGCTGCATTGTCTCACCTGGGACGTCATGACGAAGCATATCGCAGCTATAACAGGGCATTAGGAAAAGAAGAGTCACAGTGCAGGAAAATACTGCGTCAGCTCGTCAGACCTTTCAGGAAAAAGAGATCCATTCCAATCTCTCCCACAGAGTAG
- the cofG gene encoding 7,8-didemethyl-8-hydroxy-5-deazariboflavin synthase subunit CofG: protein MASPVSRTVTYSPAYTLVPTYECFNRCAYCNFRFDPGKSPWLTLPDAEILLKSLQDKGICEILILSGEVHPRSSRRQAWFQLIYDLCQLALSMGFLPHTNVGPLSCEEMAKLKNVNVSMGLMLEQLTPKLLNTVHKHAPSKIPEYRLQQLEWAGELAIPFTTGLLLGIGESSGDRWETLEAISHIHQRYHNIQEVILQPHSPGSQQTFDAPPFDPHQLPELIAKARQILPSDITIQIPPNLVKEPSWLLACLDAGARDLGGIGPIDEVNPDYPHPEYQKLQQILSPAGWELVARLPVYPYFDGWLSKELQRNVKEWRSAIGASSLSVPNHL, encoded by the coding sequence ATGGCATCACCCGTTTCTCGCACTGTCACCTACAGCCCAGCCTACACCCTCGTGCCGACTTATGAATGCTTTAATAGATGTGCTTACTGCAATTTTCGGTTCGACCCCGGTAAAAGTCCGTGGCTGACTTTACCAGATGCGGAAATTCTGCTAAAATCCCTCCAAGATAAAGGCATTTGCGAAATTCTCATCCTCAGCGGCGAAGTTCATCCCCGTTCGTCACGGCGACAAGCTTGGTTTCAACTTATCTACGATTTGTGCCAACTGGCGCTATCAATGGGATTTTTACCTCACACCAATGTTGGGCCGCTCAGTTGTGAAGAAATGGCCAAACTCAAAAATGTGAATGTCTCGATGGGGTTAATGTTAGAACAACTAACACCCAAGCTGTTGAATACCGTTCACAAACACGCTCCCAGTAAAATACCCGAATACCGCCTGCAACAGTTAGAATGGGCAGGAGAGTTAGCGATTCCATTTACCACTGGCTTGCTCTTGGGAATCGGGGAGAGTTCAGGCGATCGCTGGGAAACTTTAGAGGCAATTTCACACATTCACCAACGCTATCATAACATCCAAGAAGTAATTTTACAACCCCACAGTCCCGGCAGCCAACAAACTTTTGATGCCCCACCTTTTGACCCGCATCAATTACCAGAACTAATAGCCAAAGCTCGTCAGATATTACCATCAGATATTACTATACAAATTCCACCCAATTTGGTGAAAGAACCAAGTTGGTTATTAGCGTGCTTAGATGCAGGTGCGCGAGATTTGGGAGGTATCGGGCCAATAGATGAAGTAAATCCCGATTATCCGCATCCAGAATATCAGAAATTGCAACAAATTTTATCGCCTGCGGGGTGGGAATTGGTGGCGCGTTTGCCAGTTTATCCCTACTTTGATGGTTGGTTATCGAAGGAATTGCAAAGAAATGTGAAGGAATGGAGAAGTGCGATCGGAGCAAGTTCACTTAGCGTACCTAATCATTTATAG